Within Vicia villosa cultivar HV-30 ecotype Madison, WI linkage group LG1, Vvil1.0, whole genome shotgun sequence, the genomic segment gcatctacggaagagcaattttctatttttattttgatgtttatttataaatacacAGTATCTAAATTGAGCTTTTTTGTATCATAATGTAGACATCATGACCCACGGCCCGGATAGAGACATTCATGGGAGGACCGCACAACACGCATTCGTCCGACGAGAATGGTCGCGTGTAGTATCTCAGGTCACTGATGGAGCAGTTGTTCCACCTGATTCACCTACGGCATCTCATACACCCGCCTCAACCATACCTTCTCCATCACCCGCTTCAGTCGGGCCTGCTTCTTCACCCGTCAGGCCTTCACCATCTCCTGCCCCCTCTACTACTGCACCACGGAGACCTCGGGACGATCCtgagggttcctcacagatgCCACCACCCCGCAGACGTCGTTGTGGCACTACTTCTACTCGTGATGCAGGATTTGATGTGCCACCTACGCAGGGCCACGAGGATGAGCCGGTCCCGGAGCCTATTTGGTATCCTGGGGGTCCTGTAGACGCATCCTTTTTGACAGGGTATGACGAGAATGCAGCTAGACGTATATGGGATGGAGAGGtacattttatttgttaattactttttatttgcgTCATTTATTACCTTGCTTATTACTAAccgttttaagtttttaaaaatttcagAGTATGGATCCCCAAAGATTCTACAACCAGGGGCGGAAGATTAAAGACCTCGCATTGTCTGACGAGCCATGGTTTCAGGAGGTACTGGCAGCTTCAAGCATGAGGGACCTCTGCATTCCCGGCTACGATACCATACATAATGGTATGCGTGCGGCCTTTGCAAAGAGATGGCATCCTGAGACATCCTCATTTCATCTACCCCACGGTGAGATTACCATCACCCTAGATGATGTGGCATGCCTACTTCATCTTCCTATCAGGGGTACCCTCCTTTGTCACAGTAGGTTGACGAAGGTGGAAGCTCAGGAGATGCTGATTGCTGAGCTAGGGACTGATCCCGATGATGCccttgaggaggtggagaggacaCGAGGGGCCCATGTCAGGTTTAGATTTCTGCAAAGACAGTATGATGCGGAGCTCACTGCGGCACTGCAGGCTGAGGGGGATGAGTTGGAGCAGGCTACATACAGAGAGCGGGCGCTGAGATGCTACTTCCTATATTTGATAGGCACTCAGCTCTTTATGGACACAAGCTCGACGTACACAAACGTCTTCTACCTGACGTACTTATCGGATATAGCAcgtatccatgagtacaactggggagCGGTTGTACTGGCGTACAGTTATCATAGACTTGGAGAGGGATGTCTGTGGAAGGCAAGGACAGTTGCAGGCAGCTGTACTCTTTTGTTGGTAACAATCTTACACTTTTCtactttttttatagttttttattgtACTTGAAAATAACCGTGTTTTTTTTCAGGGTTGGATACAACAACATTTCCTAGACATTATTGCTTGGGGAGAGGTAGAGGAGTATACAGAGGTCATGCCACGTGCTAGTGCTTTCACCCCCCTTATAGGGAACCAGGTGCCGAATCCCCACAGGCGCTCTCTTGACCGCAAGACCGCTGAGGACATCAGGTACTACTAATATGATGAGCACCGGGTGGCGGTTCCGTTTGAAGAGATATGTctgtattctggatggttggccgCCAGCTCAACCATTGTTGTACGCTACCTTCCGGAGCGCGTCATACGTAAGTTTGGATATGAGCATACGATACCTCGCGATCCTCATGTTTCATCTTCCATCGCCATGACTTGCAGGAAgttagatgaggtctttgcagattgggagcatcacatggttcctGAGGAGGCACGAGCGACGCTAGCAGAGCATGACTGGAGCTGTGCCGAGGGGTACATCACATGGTACTATAAAGCCTCACATCCATACATGCTTCCAGCTGCAGAGGGAGGTCCTTCCAGACCAGCCCACGAGGAGATTCTTTGTGCGCATCAGGCTCAGTTGGACCACACTGAAGATCTTCTTCCTCTGTGTCGTCAGATAGCTGACAAGGGCATCAGAGCCATTGCAGAAGGTTTATTCCCTGAGGGTACTGCTTCTAGGAGTGTGCTAGATGATATGATCAGGATGGTAGAGAGTGCATTTCTGTACTGTCGACATCGTGCCAGGACCCGTGGGATGCCGATGCTAGGGGTAGAGCCAACATATCCCTTCGTGGATTCGGAGGGATGCACGTGATGGTACTCAGGAGGATGCCCGACATACTCAGTAGTTATATTTGATGAtgtattcatattttatttttgtttgtatttgatgatgtattCGACACTTtgaccgacattatttatatattgtattttaattggTCTACCTACTGTTGTCTTTAAATTACATTACTGAATCTGAAAATGTATGTCTTTAAACATGGATTTTCGTCATTAAAATGACATGAATTCAAAAAAAAACAGAATGTTCTGTAAATGCACCTACGAAACACTCTATTTCAcctccttccgtagatgcatctacggaagtattaTTAAAATGAAAAAGGTGGAGTtaattgtgttttcttttattttatacgcttccgtagatgtatctacggaagaaatcaatttttttttaaaaatatggtgctttcggatgtgcatctacggaagcgggGGGCAGAAATGGAAATTAGCGTGGTGTGTAAGAGATCTATGGGGTGGGTTGAGAAACTttcttaaaataaatcacaaaatgtTTAAGAGAGAAGACTGACTTTAGTTTCTCACAAAAGCCGTAAAGTAGGGGTGTTTACGGTTCGGTTTGGATCGATTTTAAGGCAAAAATTCATCCGATCTAAAGATAATTTTACttgtggtttggttcgattttgaaTGATATGTAAAAAAATCCGATCCGATCAAATCCAATTTAATGCAGTTTAATTTGGATCTATTTTTGGATAtccaaattataaattaaattttaattaatattataaaaatactaatgaaTCATAAGTTtgacataatatataatatatattatcttaaaagttgatattacaaaataaaaatgattgattatggttaaaataaatgaaataatgaaaataaataaattaaatcaatctaatatataattaaaaaaaaaataattatcatataataataaatttatgtaacgtattatactaataaaaaataaataagtataaaagTATATTGTTCAGTTCGGTTTGGatcggttttgaaaaatcaatctgAAATCCGATTCGAACCGAGCGGTTTTCACAAAATGACATCCAAACACATCCAATAAATTTCGGTTTTTTACGGCTTTCGGTTTTTTTGGatcggtttgcggtttttatttgGATTGATTTGGATTTGAACATCCCTACTGCAAAGTACATATTAATCTCGGAGAAAAAAGTTCCtatttaattctttacaaaatttaactgagttATGTTAATTCAGCTGTTAATATTTTTCtgaaaccatttttttaaaaccGCGATTGGACTGCCATGTGTATTATTTATGCCACGTGTATTACTTATAAAAGTAAGAAACCATCCAAAACCACCCCATTACCAGAACTAAACCTTCCAAAAAGATCATTAATAACTAGCACAATAACAACACCTAATACACAGAAATACATAATAAGAAAAACTATAATCGTCAACCAATAAATTTGATCATAAACCCAGCAAAACAAAGAACGTCGCGGTATCGCGATGATTTATCTCCAATCTCCTCACAAGTGATTGCAAATCAATTTCTTGTTTCATGTTCTCAAAAGTcgctcttctccttcttcttttcctcttttcatcatcatcatcatcatcatcatcgtcatcgtCATCGTCATCATCCTCTTTTTCAATATCAATTGGGAATCATCCGTCCCCAACTCAAAAATCCTAACTCAATTATCAACAACGAGATCCGGGaatttgaaatcaagagagaatGGTCTAAAATAAACAACACTATCGTTAATGGGAGCTTTAGAATTTAAGCAGAAGAGAGTACGACTGTCATCATCATCGCCAAAGAAAAAGTTATCGTCTAGGGTTCCAACACGAGTGAGATGCTAAAAAAGACGGTGGCGATAGAAAACAACAGAGAAAGGTTGATACTGCGAAGAACGTCTTTGACAATGATGGTGGCTAACGTTAAAGGCGAGGTCAATTAGAAAATGAGGGCTTTAACGGCGGGATCGCGATCAATGAAAATGATGAAACTTAAGGTACTGTTTTTAACGATTTTTAGTCATGGTTCAAAAGTAAGATAAAAAAtagatttgaaaaagaaatattaaTAGAGAAACTAACATGAAGCAGATATATTTTATAAGAGATTAAATCGAAACTTTTTTCTTAGTGATTAAGGGCGAGGGACTAAAAAGAATTTTTCACTCTAGTTTAATCAACATAATTCaacatttttatttgtattttcttCACTTTTAATGAAAATCAGAACTCTGATCTCTTATTTAAACAATTACTACATGTATATATAAATAATGATTGTATATATAAATAATGATGTCTAAGATTGTAGTTAACTGTTTAAATAAATGATTAATAACTTTAATGGTGTTTAAAATTACAATTAATTGTTTCAATAGATGGTTTATAAAGTATAAAGATTTAATAGAAATACAGTGTAAAACAATTTTATACTTAATTTTTGTAGACGTTTGACTTTTTCTCTAAATTAAGGGTTGTGAGGCAGTAATCGACCGTATAGTGTACTATTttattaagctcaaactttaagCTCAAAGTATAACACATGAATCTCGTTAACTATTTAATTTGGTATACCAAATATTCAATTTCGCAAATGCAATGGTGCTTGAGCCAGACTCAGAAAttattaaagatttttttttccaaataaaaaaagatcaaaggaTAAGATCAACTATAAAAGAAACTttagaataaaatataataaaagtccAAGTCTAATAATTATAGAAAAAACACATCACTTTCCTcataaaagaaagaaacaaaattcGCACAACCCAAAAGACACGTTGCTCATAGCAATAACAACATCCAACAGCAACTGAAGcaaagtatttatatttatttacatgaaaaaacaaaaagaagCAAAGATAAGATAATGATCATATATTATTAATGATCTCCTTCATCAGTTGATTTAGGCTTCTTGACAATCAAAACAGGACACTTCACATTCTGTGCACAGTGGTTGCTCACACTTCCCAGAAAAGCCCTACCATTAATCAGTAGGAAAACCAACCAAATTAATTTTACaattcaaatatttatataattcatTCTAACAAAAAAACCAAGATAACTAACTAGTAACTAACCTCTTGATGACACCATAGCCATGACTTCCCATCACCAAGATATCAACACCCAGTCTTTGAACCGCCTGGCAAATCACATCCCGAGGATCACCATTCTCTATCCTCGTCTCCACCTAAACCATACCACATATTAACTAATCAACTAATCATccaattaatcaactaattagTTAAAccataattgattaaaataccGTACGAACATTTTGGACATCTTTACAGACTAACTTGGCTTTCTCCAAAACAGATTCAGCAACTTGTTGACTATACTTCTCCATCGTTGCCGTTATATCAGATGAGAAAAGATATCCTGAAATGAAACACACACATACATAAtacactaattaattaattaagagaTTAAAACAGATTAATCACAAATTCACAATTAATTATACGAGTTAATTACCTGTGCCGTCGAAGGCTGAGTAAACGACACGAGGAGGCTTAACGTAGATGAGAATAAGATGATCTTTcgaattttgaaaaatcaaattctTCAAGCTCCACGTCAGAGCGTAAATGCTCTCATCTCCTTCGTCAATAGCTACCATGATTCTTCTTCCCGTTTCTGTTATGCCAGCCAtgaaaactgtttggaagttctTGTGCAAAGGAATATTCAGTATATGTGTGATTTAAAATTATGATCTTGGAAGTTCTTagtagtttatttatttatagttgcTCATGTGAGTAAAAAAAATTTGGCACATAGTATTCCGGAATGGATAATGATTTATTTGTTCATAGAATATTGAATCTATTGGCGGTTTATAGCTTTGGGATTTCTGGTTTTCACTATTTCAACAAAGTGGGCCTTTGAGATTACCCTTTCAAGATGTTAAATATAAAATCTACTCTTTCAATAAACTTTACCCTTTCTGAGGAGTAGATACATATCTAAAaagaatatttaattttaattatgctttttatttaaaagaaataaacgTAAAGATATCTGTGCTGAGCTGGGCAATTTTGAGATTCACAACTGGTTTCAGCCACCACTTGTCCTTGGTTTCTTGAGCTTTCAAAATTACAAACAAGCCCGCAGAATCCTATCCTcaatacatttatttatttatttatttacttactaTACACGTACATTATATGGTTCAAATTTGGAACTCTCTAGAGGTAATTCATATTAATAACAACTAAGAGCATGTTttagacatttaaaaataaatagaattttGACGAAAATAATTGTTaacatcatgtttttaatcttttcaatacaataaaatatatttatgtatCCACCAAGAAGGCCTCTATTGATCGAGGTTACATCATGTTCATATTTAGGGTTGCTTCAGACATATAACTATTGATCATATCACCATCCTATTCTATTGTAGTCCCAAGTCTGGGTTACGACTTATTTCACCTCATAAAGATCACCAAACACCTtgaaaaacagaaaaatccaagcacaacaacaaacaacacaataacaataatatacacatataaacaaaaataggcttaacccACTTAAGGAATCTCCCCAACAGAGTCGTCAGTCTATCGTGGTAGAAAAATCGGAGATTAaactattgattaacttaactcacaTATAAAGCAAGAGTTGTCACCGatatttattgttttcaaaggGATGggaaaagagcgaataaaactcaaataagttttaaaacaaaacttataAAACAGACAAAAAAGAATACGAAGTTGAttatgcgaggggaaggtattaacactcATCTCATTTGTGGTATTCCACGTgaatctttttgaaaatttgtgtaaaACATAAAGAGTTGTGTGTAAAAGATGGATGCGatgagaaaagaaaatatttttggtttttatttatgCTCGACAAGACgcgcatcttgtgcctacgtacctgctcagtgcaatggagaagtcagagcatttgtagttctgctcacaaaaaaaaacatgatgGTTTGTCTTTAAAATGAAGAGACACTTTGTCATCTCAGAGGAGAAAACTCGACTAATCAACCTTGAACATGAAAATAAGTGGATCTTTGCATCACGAgtaaagaagggctccaactcggatagagatcaacgagtatgccatCAACTCTTTCAAGAGGAAAAAACCAACACTATATCGATCAGTATCAAGGGGATAGGAGAATTACATCTCGATTATGATGATTACTCATgcctaatttttaaaaaaagattttaaaaaacaaaagccAAATGGCAAAATATTTGAATGAGGTTTATTATCAAAAATCAAAGTTATTTACAAAAAGAGTTAAATttgaaaacaaataagattttgaaaatgaggaaaaagttttaaaaatttaagAAGAGGGGCAAGAGATGAAaggactatcctaaagcataatgTAAAAGTTAAGGACAAGAACAATCTAACCAACAAAGAAGTCAACACTTAACATAAAGCCAACATGAGTATTCCTTTCCTTTAGATTCACTTCAAAGCATAGCAAATAAAACACTTGAACAAAATAGACAGGGTTTCAATATAATAATCCCATTTAAGCATTGTCTCAAGAATCTTGGTTTTGCCTCCGTTGAAATTGTCTTTGATAAGCACTCAAAGTTTTAAATCAATATAACACTTGCACATAGACAAAACAACTAGAACATACAGACTATAAAAATTCCAAGGGCCTCAGATGAATCGGTCTCATATGAAGGTTCCAAGGTCACATTCCTAATCCTAGGTCCAGAGATCCAACTCCTTGAGCAAAGAATAGTGTCCATAGTCTAAAGTTTAAAGAACCAATTTTTTAGGATTTTCTTATTATTAAGtatcttttaacagacaaacaAGATAGAAGCTCAAGTGAGTAAAGAGAAAATAAGTGCTTAAGTGAgcaaaagaaaaaacataaatataaaatggcATAAAATAAAGAGTGAAAAAATAAAGTGCAGAATAGTAAATTGCATTAAAATAAAGTTAGTACAATATAAAGTTAGTACAAAAGGTTAACAATCCGATTTAGGGCAaatttagcgctatgttaagcaattgTAAGTGGACTTATATAGAAGTTATACCTATTGGAGGTCGGTCAATAACAATATAtgtgcttaagaacaagttaaagATATGATATAGAAGATCATCCTCCAAAAACTTGCAACACatgtaaatcaaataaaaaatgattaagaCAAACTCAAAGAGTTAAGagatcattacatcaatcaaaacTTTCTTAGTACTTAGGACAAACTGATCATCAACCCAAAGTACTCAACGTAATCTCATGATTACTTTAAAgtagatttgaaatgatgaaagttCGTTAATACTAATTAAGCCTTAATTGAACAAGATGAATCTTTAAGTCCAATTGATCAAAAGAAGAAAGGGAATGAGATGATGAGGGATAGGGACGAAGAGATCAAAGAGTTTTTCACCAAAAATAGATCAcccaaacttcaaaacaaataaacaagtcaaactatatttttttgagatttttctaAATGAAAATGAAGGTGGACAtagcaaaagaaaaatcaaatcatcaaacaaaaattaaacaaGAATCACCATAGGTCAGGGACAATCATTGAATCATGTCAGAATTTTTTGAAGCATAAAGGtctttttaaactaattaaaatgcatGTAAAAGGAGAAAATAGAAATGAAAtaacaaaacagaaaataaaattctaaaaaaaatacacaaggtgtaaaataaacaaagagatttttaagatttttttgggatttttttgattaaaaaatgaattttataaaataaaaccaattaaaaatataatataagtaATTAAAATGAATTGAATTAATGTGAGCCATCATATCTGGTCAACTCAGGTGAAGTAATTGCATCAAGAGGTCCATATCCAAAGATCCATGGTAATAGTATGGGTGAGCACGCGaagaatcaaaataattatcATCTTCTCAGGTGGGGACAAGTGGTTCCGGTGACCACTTGTCACCCACTAGTTCATCGGCCCACATCCCAAGAGGAAAAGAGGAAAGGGAATAAACTAACACAAAAAACAAATATAAgcattttctttattcttttgaagAACAAAATCTCTTTCCCTCCTCTTATTAACTCACGCCTTTTCCCTTTATGTAAACTCACACAAACAATAAAGCTAAAAGAAAACAAGATAAAAGTGGCAGAGTTTTAAGAGCAGCACGACAGAGGTGATGAAGGTCACGACGACGCGCGAAGAACATGCGGCGGCACCAACGAAGGCCGACTGTGGCGCCGCCGCAGAGTGGCCAAATTCGATTTTTTTACATTAAGAGATTTGATTGTTCTCCCTTTATTCAAATTCGAAGtccattttttaaaagaaacaagCAATAGGCATAGATTTACAAAGGGAAGTCTTAAACCCCAAGTCCAAAATCAACAATACAACAACATAGGAAGGAAAAAGCAAAGTTAGATTCGGGCTTAGACGCGAGAGAGCAACCTTCTGGAGGAGAAATGGTGAAGAACGACAATAGTTTTGAGCTACGGCGAGACAATTCTTTGCTTTCCGACGGCAGCGGAAATGAGGTCAGGTCACGTTctgattctattttctttctttcgTTGTGTGTTTGTATTTTGGTTCTGAATTTTGTGTCAGTCTGAATGTTAGTAAAAAATTCCCCCTGAATCTCCTAGATTGAATGTTTATATATGTTAGAATATTAGGGTTTTCTGTGTGAAAGAATTTGGGCTGAGATTGTTGCTCCTGGATTGGAATGTTCGGGAAAATTATACCATGTACCCCAACAATCATCCCTATACccatacaaaatatttttttggacgAATTTACCCCTGtataaatagtttaaaaaattcacTTTTCATTCATTTTGCATAAAATTATAGTAAGAGTGTAGAAGAGTGCATAAACCAGACAACTAGAAAGGCAGAGATACGTTTTTTGATTGCACAACCGGACAAACCACAAGTAGGTGTTCTGATTCTtcctattttgaaattttagcaaCCAGACAACACAAGGTTGGGTGTTTCGAttttcacaaattttcaaaacaCCAACCGAACAACCCATTATTGTGTATTCCGGTTTTTGCTTTCTTACAACCGGATATCCCAGCTCCCAGTTGTCCGGCTcgcgcttttttttttaatttatattttatttatattttttagtgGTTCATAGAAGAGGAGGTTTGATGGATGTAATGTGCCGAGGAGGAAGACAACGTCGATAGGCTGATGGCGAGGGACATCAGGGAGCTGCACCGGAGGCTGACCCGCAGCACCCGGGATTTCCCGGTGGACTGAGCGATACATCTCTTTTGACTAGGTATCAGGACCCTGTTGCCCGCCATTTATGATTTGACGAGGTACGTTAGTATCTCATTTTATgttgaataatttaaaattttatgttgaataatttaaaattatatgtaCTTATATGTTATCACATATATTATAAATTGTTTTCAGGAGAGACAACCTTAAAGGTTGTTGCACATGGCAACAAATCAATAGGATGGGTTCCGCACGGTCTCCTAAGGATGATGAATGATTGCTTAGTTGACTATGGTCTATCATCTCTGCAGCATACTAGTTTGTCTAGAGTAGATACGCATCTTTTATTTGCTTTTGTTGAGAGATGACATCCTGAAACATCGTCATTTCATATGCCGTTCGGCTAGATGACCATTATGCTAGATGATGTTTCATGTCTTCTACGTATACCTATTCAGGGTGAGCTGGTTAACCCCGATAATGTTGTCACTGATTATGATGCTATCCATCTAGCTATTGAGTTGTTTGGTATTTTATTGAGTGATGTATCTAGGGAGGCTTCTTCCGTAATGAGTCCTTATTATAAGTTAGATTGGTTGAAGCAAGTATTTGAGCAACAAAGAGTTGTTGATAACTTTATCGGTGCTGCCATAACCTACATCATGTTGTTGTTAGGTTGTACTATTCTTGCCGACAAGACTTTTACTCTTGTCGAGGCAAAATATTTACCACTATTGAGAGACCTGAATGGATGCGGTAGATATTTTTGGGGGGCTGCTGCACTAGTCAATGTATACAGATATTTAGGGGATACTTCCTTCTATTCATGCAAGCAGCTTAGCGGTTATGCCACTCATCTTCATGTACAAATTATTAGTTATGATTtagttatttataattataatgttacttaattatttaaattacgaTTTAGTTATACTTAATTatgatttagtttaatttataatatCAATATTTTGTTACAGTGTTGAATTCATGAGTATTTTCCAAGTGTTGGGAAGAGATGTACTTTTGGGATTTGTGGCATCGATAGTCCACTGCCTAGGGCGATGAGATGGGAATATAGGCAAGGGATGCAAAAAGTTGATGCCATTCGAGCTTTGTTAGATCAGTTAACCCCTCGTGATGTCATTTGACGGCCTTTTGAGGATCATATGCATCACCGTTTGTTTGATGACATCTGTTTTTACAAAGGTGGTTTAAAGTGGTATGGTACTGTAGTGCTATATTTACCTGACAGATGTCTGCTTCAGTTTGGATACAGATAGTACATACCGATTGCTCCTCCTAATATAGACACACTTGATGTGGATGTTGAGTGGGTTGCATATGTGCAGAGTGTGTTGCAGGTGATCTGAGCCTTAGTTGGTATCCCAAACATTTTTTCCACCATACTATATGAGACAGACGACGATTATTTGGCATGGTATTATGCGGTGTCACATCCTCATTTGATAGCACCACCACCTGATTAGGCGAGGGAGGTACCAGTTCCTGTCTATGATGAAGGACCGTCACACCAGAGGTTATATTTTATTTCTGATGAGATTCATCGTTACTTATAGCGTCATCAGGAAGATCCTGATGACAAACAGTTTGTTGAGATATTTTGGACACTCAGAGTTGCACAGGGCGAACCATTACCTAGGGAAGGACCAGTTACATATAATAATAAGTCTAATTAATGCCATGTTTTATGTTTAGCATTATGTTTTAGTTTGAGACTTCTGTATTATTATGAGACTACTATTATATTATGAGACATATTTTTTATTAAGACTTACGCTTAAAATCAATTGTTAACAAAATAGTATAATCCAACATATTTTAATCCAATATCTCATAGTCCGAcatattaaaatccaatatctcATAGTCTAACATATTTTGGGAGTACAGGCGTAAGATGTTGTCAATGTTGTAACCGCCCGACAAATCCTACCATCCAAGAAGTCTCATCTTTTGTGCGATATTTCTTCCAATCAGTTGTGACAGGTGGCAACGAGAATCCTTCATTCATGTTTACctgtatataaaattaatatcagAAGAAAGTCAAACAAGGATTGAATGTAACAAAGTTATGTTATTAATTACCTGAACCCAATGCTTTCCGTTTACAAATCCAATGCAGTAAATGGATGCATTAGGTGAATGTGCACTCGTCAtaggtgatcggtcaccatttctacttaatttcgtcatacattcggcataagatcgccattcttggtaacactttgtggttgtttttaagtgtttttctctaattcatctaattctagttattttatgagcaatgtatttttatgtcgttttcattgtcaattaggtgcttttgatctcgtttggtaatggtttcaggttagcttcagagtgatggaagatcgcgtggccaaaagatgtgaagaaagaagcaaaaagcaaggaaaaagcatatgggcagaggcggacacggtctgaccgtgccacctgacacggtcgtgtcaggtaggggtggcaaaacgggccttGGCTCGCGGGGCCGGCccgccacccgccaaaaaatggcgggttgggttgggattttaggcccgccgctcgccaaagctcgccccgcaaaaacccgccgcccgccatacccgccccgccaaagcccgccgcccgccaaaacccgcctctcctccaaaactcacttttttttagttaattctagtaattttaattcttgatggtttattttatacatttatttataaatatatgtaatatttttttaggtaaatttgttaaaaagttgcttttataaaaaaaaatttaaaaaaataagtgaaaagtttaattaaaaagtaaaaaaagcctattaatctattaaaaaatataaataaaaaaaggcgggtaagcccgccgcccgccaacccgccctCTTGGCGGGGCGagcatgacttttatgcccattttacttggcgggcatgcccgccccgctcgttttttggcgggcataaggcgg encodes:
- the LOC131615894 gene encoding universal stress protein A-like protein yields the protein MAGITETGRRIMVAIDEGDESIYALTWSLKNLIFQNSKDHLILIYVKPPRVVYSAFDGTGYLFSSDITATMEKYSQQVAESVLEKAKLVCKDVQNVETRIENGDPRDVICQAVQRLGVDILVMGSHGYGVIKRAFLGSVSNHCAQNVKCPVLIVKKPKSTDEGDH